The Streptomyces sp. Je 1-332 genome has a window encoding:
- a CDS encoding LCP family protein — protein sequence MRVATGFSLTVLVAAGIGHGVVTSLDTEIARVDAFKDMKNRPKGGNGMNVLLVGTDGRDKITKAEKHKYRLGGAPCHCTDTIMIVHISEDRNRASVVSLPRDSFAMMPEHVDRNSGDQHKAHPVKLNAAYAEGGPNLTVRTVENMTKVKIDHYLEVDFTSFMKTVDVVGGVEICTTRPLRDSYTGLNLPVGTHRLNGGAALQYVRTRHVDGTSDLGRMQRQQRFLAALISKATSSGVLLNPLKFRDVSRTLLGSVRADRGFGTNEMLALGRAMRGFSPRSSEFTTVPLLSKGVMVPGIGSTLKWDPVRSTKLFQALRDDRPLAAHNLGRRAIVDVSPQQIRVQVDNATGVPGLGKRVDSGLRATGFRTTRVPGNVPGVPLKRTIVAYDPRWDRSAKSLATALPGCLMRPVKGQGATLKVLAGQDFKQVRPVRAEDAYQGEFGAVTGDQVVCR from the coding sequence ATGCGGGTGGCGACGGGGTTCTCCCTGACGGTGCTCGTGGCGGCCGGGATCGGGCACGGCGTGGTCACCAGCCTGGACACCGAGATCGCCCGGGTCGACGCCTTCAAGGACATGAAGAACCGGCCCAAGGGGGGCAACGGCATGAACGTCCTGCTCGTCGGCACCGACGGCCGGGACAAGATCACCAAGGCGGAGAAGCACAAGTACCGCCTGGGCGGAGCGCCCTGTCACTGCACGGACACGATCATGATCGTGCACATCTCGGAGGACCGGAACCGCGCCAGCGTCGTGAGCCTGCCCAGGGACAGCTTCGCGATGATGCCCGAGCACGTCGACCGGAACTCCGGCGACCAGCACAAGGCGCATCCGGTCAAGCTGAACGCGGCGTACGCGGAGGGCGGCCCGAACCTCACCGTGCGGACCGTCGAGAACATGACGAAGGTCAAGATCGACCACTACCTCGAGGTGGACTTCACCAGCTTCATGAAGACCGTGGACGTGGTCGGCGGCGTCGAGATCTGCACCACACGCCCGCTGAGGGACTCGTACACCGGGCTCAACCTGCCCGTGGGCACGCACCGGCTGAACGGCGGCGCCGCCCTGCAGTACGTCCGCACGCGGCATGTCGACGGCACGTCCGACCTGGGGCGGATGCAGCGCCAGCAGCGGTTCCTCGCGGCGCTGATCTCCAAGGCGACCAGCAGCGGGGTGCTGCTCAACCCGCTCAAGTTCCGCGACGTGTCCCGGACGCTGCTCGGCTCGGTCCGGGCCGACCGGGGCTTCGGCACGAACGAGATGCTCGCCCTGGGGCGGGCGATGCGGGGCTTCTCGCCGAGGTCGTCGGAGTTCACCACCGTGCCGCTGCTCAGCAAGGGCGTGATGGTGCCGGGCATCGGGTCGACGCTGAAGTGGGACCCGGTGCGGTCCACGAAGCTCTTCCAGGCGCTGCGTGACGACCGGCCCCTCGCGGCGCACAACCTGGGGCGCAGGGCCATCGTCGACGTGTCACCGCAGCAGATCCGGGTGCAGGTGGACAACGCCACGGGTGTGCCGGGCCTCGGCAAGCGGGTCGACAGCGGGCTGCGGGCCACCGGCTTCCGGACGACGCGGGTCCCGGGCAATGTGCCGGGCGTACCGCTCAAGCGCACGATCGTCGCGTACGACCCGCGCTGGGACCGCTCGGCGAAGTCCCTGGCGACGGCGCTGCCCGGCTGTCTGATGCGGCCGGTGAAGGGGCAGGGCGCGACCTTGAAGGTGCTCGCGGGCCAGGACTTCAAGCAGGTCAGGCCGGTACGGGCCGAGGACGCCTACCAGGGCGAGTTCGGGGCGGTGACCGGTGACCAGGTGGTGTGCCGGTAG
- a CDS encoding acyl-CoA thioesterase — translation MTDLAPGTESEIPGKPTSASRTTLSHIMTHGDTNLLGTVHGGVIMKLVDDAAGAVAGRHSGGPAVTASMDEMAFLEPVRVGDLVHVKAQVNWTGRSSMEVGVRVLAERWNESTPAQQVGSAYLVFAAVDADGKPRGVPPVLPETERDRRRYQEAQIRRTHRLARRRAIKELRQARAAEGLDD, via the coding sequence ATGACAGACCTGGCCCCCGGCACGGAATCGGAGATTCCGGGCAAGCCCACCTCGGCGTCCCGCACGACTCTCAGCCACATCATGACCCACGGCGACACCAACCTCCTCGGGACGGTGCACGGCGGTGTGATCATGAAACTGGTGGACGACGCCGCGGGGGCTGTCGCGGGGCGGCACTCGGGCGGGCCCGCGGTCACCGCGTCCATGGACGAGATGGCTTTCCTGGAGCCGGTGCGGGTCGGTGACCTCGTCCATGTGAAGGCGCAGGTCAACTGGACGGGACGCAGCTCCATGGAGGTCGGCGTCCGGGTCCTTGCCGAGCGCTGGAACGAGTCGACGCCCGCGCAGCAGGTCGGCTCCGCCTACCTCGTCTTCGCCGCCGTCGACGCGGACGGCAAGCCGCGGGGCGTGCCGCCGGTACTTCCGGAGACCGAGCGGGACCGCCGCCGGTATCAGGAGGCGCAGATCAGGCGCACGCACCGCCTCGCGCGCCGCCGGGCCATCAAGGAGCTGCGGCAGGCACGCGCCGCGGAGGGCCTCGACGACTGA
- a CDS encoding LCP family protein produces MSDWPDDQGNGRAYGRGSGNPQPEGARVMRHVQRGGGPGRPGQQQGSVPQQPTYDDGYGQPYGDARDDMFEPRGPRQDGYDSGYNTGQVYGTPNGPGQGGQGGGDGYATRAPRPAPNWRRRLKIGSITLVVVLLAVSIGTYFWADSKLKREVDLSKVIERPEGGAGTNYLIVGSDSREGMSDQDKKDLHTGSAEGKRTDSMMILHVADDGGNTMISLPRDSNVTIPSFKGAESGKLYPNQGRQTKLNAAYAEDGPELLVRTVEYNTGLKIDHYAEIGFGGFAKIVDAVGGVEMDIPEGFKDEKSGADFEAGKQTLDGKEALAFVRTRYALKGSDLDRTKNQQKFLAALANQAATPGTVLNPFKLYPTMGAGLDTLVVDKDMGLFDVASMFWAMKGVTGGDGKSMNMPLAGSTGGNLLWDKAKVKQMVEQLNNDEKVTVSGG; encoded by the coding sequence ATGAGCGATTGGCCTGACGACCAGGGCAACGGCCGCGCGTACGGCCGTGGCAGCGGGAACCCCCAGCCCGAGGGTGCCCGTGTGATGCGGCACGTCCAGCGCGGCGGCGGGCCCGGCCGACCGGGCCAGCAGCAGGGAAGCGTCCCGCAGCAGCCGACGTACGACGACGGGTACGGCCAGCCGTACGGCGACGCGCGCGACGACATGTTCGAGCCCCGCGGCCCCCGCCAGGACGGCTACGACAGCGGCTACAACACCGGCCAGGTCTACGGCACACCGAACGGCCCGGGACAGGGCGGCCAGGGCGGCGGTGACGGGTACGCCACCCGCGCACCCCGCCCCGCACCGAACTGGCGCCGCCGCCTGAAGATCGGCTCGATCACCCTGGTCGTGGTGCTGCTCGCCGTCTCGATCGGCACGTACTTCTGGGCCGACTCCAAGCTCAAGCGCGAGGTCGACCTCTCCAAGGTCATCGAGCGCCCCGAGGGCGGCGCGGGCACGAACTACCTGATCGTCGGCTCCGACAGCCGTGAGGGCATGTCCGACCAGGACAAGAAGGACCTCCACACGGGCTCCGCCGAGGGCAAGCGCACGGACTCGATGATGATCCTGCACGTCGCGGACGACGGCGGGAACACGATGATCTCCCTGCCCCGCGACTCGAACGTGACGATCCCCTCCTTCAAGGGCGCCGAGTCCGGCAAGCTCTACCCGAACCAGGGCCGCCAGACGAAGCTCAACGCGGCGTACGCGGAGGACGGCCCCGAGCTGCTCGTGCGCACCGTCGAGTACAACACCGGCCTGAAGATCGACCACTACGCCGAGATCGGCTTCGGCGGCTTCGCCAAGATCGTGGACGCGGTCGGCGGCGTCGAGATGGACATCCCCGAGGGCTTCAAGGACGAGAAGTCCGGCGCCGACTTCGAGGCGGGCAAGCAGACGCTCGACGGCAAGGAGGCCCTGGCCTTCGTCCGCACCCGTTACGCCCTCAAGGGCAGCGACCTGGACCGTACGAAGAACCAGCAGAAGTTCCTCGCGGCCCTGGCCAACCAGGCGGCGACGCCGGGCACGGTCCTCAACCCCTTCAAGCTCTACCCCACGATGGGCGCGGGCCTGGACACGCTGGTCGTCGACAAGGACATGGGCCTGTTCGACGTGGCGTCCATGTTCTGGGCGATGAAGGGCGTCACGGGTGGCGACGGCAAGTCCATGAACATGCCGCTCGCGGGCTCGACCGGCGGCAACCTCCTGTGGGACAAGGCCAAGGTCAAGCAGATGGTGGAGCAGCTGAACAACGACGAGAAGGTCACGGTCTCGGGCGGCTGA